One window of Syntrophorhabdus sp. genomic DNA carries:
- the tssG gene encoding type VI secretion system baseplate subunit TssG produces the protein MPGVRDDLLAKGSSYSFVQAIRLLSHYIHTEGYEGEDVMRQKIRVRPELSLDFPGNDIVSIYRRGSEPDKFFITATFLGLYGSSSPLPTFYTEDLLEEASDDRSISRDFVDIINMPTYHLFYKCWAKYNLAFGLAESRRADALERLYCLLGFGTEKIRETFEKPGRFLRYIGLATQIPRSAEGLRALVSDCIGEPSIDIEQCIPFMAAIPVDQRLSLGVGGHCLGEDATLGAFVLDCTGKFRIHAGPLSGESFQKLLPEGHSFGFIGKLAHFYLDQPLDWDLEIAVLPSDIRPVSLGEEECSRLGWNTWLASDKGYTENRVRLQKAP, from the coding sequence ATGCCTGGTGTAAGGGACGACCTTCTCGCGAAGGGTTCGTCATATTCCTTCGTCCAGGCGATACGGCTGCTCTCCCATTACATCCACACGGAAGGGTACGAGGGCGAAGATGTCATGCGCCAGAAGATCCGGGTGCGGCCCGAGCTGTCCCTCGATTTCCCGGGCAACGACATCGTCTCCATCTACCGGCGCGGCAGCGAGCCCGACAAGTTCTTCATCACCGCGACGTTCCTCGGGCTCTACGGCTCCTCGTCGCCCCTGCCCACGTTCTACACGGAAGACCTCCTCGAAGAGGCTTCCGACGACAGGAGCATCTCCCGGGATTTCGTCGACATCATCAATATGCCCACGTATCACCTGTTCTACAAGTGCTGGGCCAAGTACAACCTGGCATTCGGCCTCGCGGAGAGCCGCCGGGCCGACGCGCTGGAGAGGCTCTACTGCCTTCTCGGCTTCGGAACGGAGAAGATACGGGAGACCTTCGAAAAGCCCGGCCGGTTCTTGAGGTACATCGGGCTCGCCACCCAGATACCGCGGTCGGCGGAGGGCCTCAGGGCGCTCGTTAGCGACTGCATAGGCGAGCCCTCCATCGACATCGAACAATGCATCCCTTTCATGGCCGCCATCCCCGTGGACCAGCGGCTCAGCCTCGGTGTCGGCGGCCACTGCCTCGGGGAAGACGCCACGCTGGGCGCCTTCGTTCTCGACTGCACGGGGAAATTCAGGATCCACGCGGGACCTCTTTCGGGAGAGTCCTTTCAGAAGCTTCTCCCCGAAGGGCATTCCTTCGGTTTCATAGGAAAGCTAGCACATTTCTATCTCGACCAGCCCCTCGACTGGGACCTGGAGATAGCGGTCCTGCCGTCGGACATACGCCCCGTCAGCCTGGGAGAGGAAGAGTGTTCACGCCTGGGCTGGAACACGTGGCTCGCAAGCGACAAAGGATACACGGAGAACCGCGTCAGGCTTCAAAAGGCACCTTAA